Proteins found in one Pseudomonas marvdashtae genomic segment:
- the mmsB gene encoding 3-hydroxyisobutyrate dehydrogenase, which translates to MNIAFIGLGNMGAPMARNLLKAGHSLNLFDLNQTVLAELAALGGTISASPRDAAQGAALVITMLPAAAHVRSVWLGEDGVLAGIAAGTPAVDCSTIDPQTARDVAAAAARQGVAMADAPVSGGTGGAAAGTLTFMVGATPELFATLQPVLGQMGRNIVHCGEVGTGQIAKICNNLLLGISMVGVSEAMALGDALGIDTQVLASIINSSTGRCWSSDTYNPWPGVIETAPAARGYTGGFGADLMLKDLGLATEAARQARQPVILGAVAQQLYQAMSQRGEGGKDFSAIVNSYRKSQQDL; encoded by the coding sequence ATGAATATCGCATTTATCGGCCTGGGCAACATGGGCGCGCCGATGGCGCGCAACCTGCTCAAGGCCGGCCATTCGCTGAATCTGTTCGACCTGAACCAGACCGTGCTGGCCGAGCTCGCGGCATTGGGCGGCACCATCAGCGCCTCGCCTCGTGATGCGGCGCAAGGCGCGGCGCTGGTAATTACCATGCTTCCGGCTGCCGCTCATGTGCGCAGTGTCTGGCTCGGTGAGGACGGCGTGCTCGCTGGCATCGCCGCCGGCACGCCGGCGGTGGATTGCAGCACCATCGATCCGCAAACCGCCCGCGATGTAGCGGCTGCCGCTGCCAGGCAAGGCGTGGCCATGGCCGATGCGCCTGTCTCGGGCGGCACCGGCGGCGCGGCGGCAGGCACCCTGACCTTCATGGTGGGCGCCACGCCTGAATTGTTCGCGACCTTGCAGCCTGTGCTGGGGCAAATGGGCCGCAACATCGTGCATTGTGGCGAAGTCGGCACCGGGCAGATCGCCAAGATCTGCAACAACCTGCTGCTTGGGATTTCCATGGTCGGCGTCAGCGAAGCGATGGCGCTCGGTGATGCCTTGGGGATCGACACGCAAGTGCTGGCCAGCATCATCAACAGTTCGACGGGTCGTTGCTGGAGCTCGGACACCTATAACCCATGGCCCGGCGTGATCGAGACGGCTCCGGCGGCGCGAGGTTACACCGGCGGTTTCGGCGCCGACCTGATGCTCAAGGACCTGGGCCTGGCCACCGAAGCCGCGCGACAGGCCCGTCAGCCGGTGATACTCGGCGCGGTGGCGCAGCAGTTGTATCAGGCAATGAGCCAACGGGGCGAAGGCGGGAAGGATTTTTCGGCGATTGTGAACAGCTATCGCAAGTCGCAACAGGACCTTTGA
- a CDS encoding cupin domain-containing protein — MTAPLTVLRDTHPLPVLDACKWEKLEGDPHTVNLNAYTSEDGSKIMGTWICTPGKWRVDYVKWEYCHFQEGYCVITPDGMAPIHLRAGDIFVVEPGMKGTWEVVETVRKYFVFA; from the coding sequence ATGACCGCCCCCCTCACCGTCCTGCGCGACACCCATCCGCTGCCCGTACTCGATGCCTGCAAATGGGAAAAACTCGAAGGCGACCCACATACCGTCAACCTCAATGCCTACACCAGCGAAGACGGCAGCAAGATCATGGGCACCTGGATCTGCACACCTGGTAAATGGCGTGTGGATTATGTGAAGTGGGAGTACTGCCATTTCCAGGAAGGCTACTGCGTGATTACCCCGGACGGGATGGCGCCGATTCACCTGCGGGCCGGTGACATTTTTGTCGTTGAGCCAGGCATGAAAGGCACCTGGGAAGTGGTCGAGACCGTGCGCAAATATTTCGTGTTTGCCTGA
- a CDS encoding LysR substrate-binding domain-containing protein, with amino-acid sequence MHFDLIDLRLYLNILDTGNITAGAANSHLSLAAASARVRAMEASLGIALLERGRRGVTPTPAGKALAQHARVLLQHAEHLQQDLSEYAKGVKGRVRLLCNTSAMTEYLPELLASFLKAHANLDIDQQELPSARITHALRQGAADLGIVSDAVDTSGLQTWPFRDDPLVLILPAGHPLADGRTPSFSETLGHDYVGLNASSALAIHLEEQALHLGSRMQIRIRADGFDGVIRMVAHGAGIAIVPNAAIERRTREPAFHCVPLQEAWAHRALLLCARNFERLPAYAKAMARHLAE; translated from the coding sequence ATGCACTTCGACCTCATTGACTTGCGGCTCTACCTGAACATCCTCGATACCGGCAATATCACCGCCGGCGCTGCCAACAGCCATTTATCCCTGGCGGCGGCGAGTGCGCGAGTCCGCGCCATGGAAGCCTCCCTGGGCATCGCCTTGCTCGAACGCGGGCGGCGCGGCGTCACCCCGACGCCGGCGGGCAAAGCCTTGGCCCAGCATGCCCGGGTCCTGCTGCAACACGCCGAGCATCTGCAGCAGGACCTGAGCGAATACGCCAAAGGCGTCAAAGGTCGAGTGCGGCTGTTGTGCAACACCAGCGCCATGACCGAATACCTGCCGGAGTTGCTGGCGAGCTTTCTCAAGGCCCATGCGAACCTCGACATTGATCAGCAAGAGTTGCCCAGCGCCCGGATTACCCACGCGCTTCGCCAAGGTGCGGCAGACCTGGGCATCGTTTCCGACGCGGTGGATACCAGCGGCCTTCAAACCTGGCCTTTTCGCGATGATCCATTGGTCTTGATCCTACCGGCCGGACACCCTTTGGCTGACGGCCGCACGCCGAGTTTCAGCGAAACCCTCGGCCACGACTATGTAGGCCTGAACGCATCAAGCGCCTTGGCAATCCATCTGGAGGAGCAGGCACTGCACCTCGGCTCACGCATGCAGATCCGCATTCGCGCCGACGGTTTCGACGGGGTGATCCGCATGGTGGCCCATGGCGCGGGCATTGCCATCGTGCCGAACGCCGCAATTGAGCGCCGCACGCGCGAGCCTGCGTTTCATTGCGTCCCGCTGCAGGAAGCCTGGGCACACCGGGCATTGTTGTTATGCGCGCGCAATTTCGAACGTTTGCCCGCGTATGCCAAAGCCATGGCCAGGCATTTGGCCGAGTGA
- a CDS encoding sulfite exporter TauE/SafE family protein has protein sequence MNTLIAFYQNLGPALSLLVIGTFLLAGTIKGVIGLGLPTISMGLLGLAMAPTQAAALLIIPATLTNVWQLAFGGHLRALIRRLWPLLLAIFIGTGLGTLWIGMVGGAWAVRALGAALVLYALSGLLLPTLRVNASSEHWLAPLCGLLTGVITSATGVFVIPAVPYLQALGLSKDELVQALGLSFTVSTLALATGLLWRGALGGGELSASLLALVPALLGMWLGQWLRQRISAVLFKRVFFVGLGVLGGHLLISG, from the coding sequence ATGAATACACTTATCGCGTTTTATCAGAACCTCGGCCCAGCGCTGTCTCTATTGGTCATTGGCACCTTCCTGCTGGCCGGCACGATCAAGGGCGTGATTGGCCTCGGGCTGCCGACCATCTCCATGGGTTTGCTCGGGCTGGCTATGGCGCCGACGCAGGCTGCGGCGTTGCTGATCATTCCGGCGACGCTGACCAACGTTTGGCAACTGGCGTTCGGCGGGCATTTGCGAGCGCTTATCCGGCGTTTATGGCCGCTGCTGCTGGCGATTTTCATCGGCACCGGTCTCGGCACGCTGTGGATCGGCATGGTGGGCGGCGCTTGGGCGGTGCGGGCGCTCGGTGCCGCGCTGGTGTTGTATGCATTGAGTGGGCTGTTGTTGCCAACGCTGCGGGTTAACGCCAGCAGCGAACACTGGCTCGCTCCGCTCTGCGGCCTGCTGACCGGTGTGATCACTTCGGCGACTGGCGTGTTCGTCATCCCGGCGGTGCCGTACCTGCAAGCGTTGGGCTTGAGCAAGGATGAACTGGTACAAGCCCTCGGCCTGTCATTCACCGTCTCGACACTGGCCTTGGCGACCGGCCTGCTATGGCGTGGCGCCCTGGGCGGCGGCGAGTTGAGCGCTTCGCTGCTGGCGTTGGTGCCGGCGCTGTTGGGGATGTGGCTGGGGCAATGGCTGCGCCAGCGAATCAGCGCCGTGTTGTTCAAACGGGTCTTTTTCGTCGGCCTCGGCGTGCTTGGCGGCCATCTGTTGATCAGCGGCTAG
- a CDS encoding putative quinol monooxygenase, giving the protein MSQQHGFILYAKTRPEQAEAFEALFRAYVEPSRAEPGCIEYHMLRDQQDPTLFIFYEIWASKADLDVHSDLPHMKQFFEQRMDYLERDFDIRRVDMLSPSSASR; this is encoded by the coding sequence ATGAGCCAGCAGCACGGTTTTATCCTGTACGCCAAGACCCGCCCCGAACAAGCCGAAGCCTTCGAAGCGCTATTTCGCGCCTACGTCGAACCGAGCCGCGCCGAGCCCGGCTGCATCGAATACCACATGCTGCGCGACCAGCAGGACCCGACGCTGTTCATCTTCTATGAGATCTGGGCGTCCAAGGCCGACCTGGACGTGCATTCGGACTTGCCGCATATGAAGCAGTTCTTTGAGCAGCGCATGGATTATCTGGAACGCGACTTCGATATCCGCCGCGTCGACATGCTCAGTCCATCCTCGGCTAGCCGCTGA